In a genomic window of Staphylococcus taiwanensis:
- the mnhC2 gene encoding Na+/H+ antiporter Mnh2 subunit C: MNLILLLVIGFLVFIGTYMVLSLNLIRIIIGISIYTHAGNLIIMSMGHYSNKMTEPLIHGSNTNYVDPLLQAIVLTAIVIGFAMTAFLLVLVYRTYRVTKEANIDVLRGEEDDNEQ, encoded by the coding sequence ATGAATTTGATTTTACTCCTTGTGATAGGCTTCTTAGTATTTATAGGAACGTACATGGTACTATCACTCAATTTAATTCGAATTATTATAGGGATTTCAATTTATACGCATGCAGGAAACTTAATTATTATGAGCATGGGTCATTATAGTAACAAAATGACTGAACCATTAATCCATGGCTCGAATACAAATTATGTCGATCCGCTGCTTCAAGCAATTGTATTAACAGCAATTGTAATTGGTTTCGCGATGACAGCATTTTTACTCGTGCTTGTGTATAGAACATATCGCGTAACGAAAGAAGCAAATATCGATGTATTAAGAGGAGAGGAGGATGACAATGAACAGTAA
- the mnhD2 gene encoding Na+/H+ antiporter Mnh2 subunit D — MNSNILILPILLPLFCALILVFTKDKNKLSKVLYIGTMSINTIISLCLLIYVLGHKPITLDFGGWKAPYGIQFLGDSLSLLMVTVASFVVTLIMSYGFGRGENRVNRYYLPTFILFLTTGVLGSFLTSDLFNLYVMFEIMLLASFVLVTLGQSVEQLRAAIIYVVLNIIGSWLFLLGIGLLYKTVGTLNFSQVALRLDQIHDNKAIIIISIVFIVAFGSKAALVLFMWLPKAYAVLNTELAALFAALMTKVGAYALIRFFTLLFDQHTGVTHPLLVFMSCITMIVGAFGVIAYRDIKKVASYQVILSIGFVILGLGSNTFAGVHGAIFYLANDIIVKTMLFFIIGSLVYMSGYREYKYLSGLAKKEPFFGVAFIIMIFAIGGVPPFSGFPGKVLIFQGAIENGNYIGLALMIITSLLAMYSLFRILFIMYFGDNDGEQVDFNPLPKHRKSILGILIAVVLAMGIAAPVVMHATENATKLNMNDNYFHSLVNPHLKEENR; from the coding sequence ATGAACAGTAATATATTGATTCTTCCAATCCTTTTACCATTATTTTGCGCACTGATACTTGTATTTACTAAAGATAAGAACAAGCTATCGAAAGTTTTATATATTGGCACAATGTCGATCAACACAATTATTTCACTGTGTTTACTCATTTATGTATTAGGCCATAAACCGATTACATTAGACTTCGGTGGGTGGAAAGCACCTTATGGTATTCAATTTCTAGGTGACTCACTTAGCCTGCTTATGGTCACTGTCGCTTCATTTGTAGTGACTTTAATTATGTCTTATGGATTTGGTCGTGGAGAAAATCGTGTTAATCGTTATTATTTACCAACGTTTATTCTATTCTTAACGACAGGTGTGCTTGGCTCATTCTTAACTTCTGATTTGTTTAATTTATACGTTATGTTTGAAATTATGTTACTAGCATCATTCGTATTAGTGACTTTAGGACAATCAGTTGAACAGTTAAGAGCTGCCATCATTTATGTAGTATTAAATATTATAGGGTCATGGTTATTCCTGTTAGGTATTGGACTGTTATATAAAACAGTCGGTACGTTAAACTTCTCTCAGGTTGCTTTACGTTTAGATCAAATTCACGATAATAAAGCAATTATCATCATTTCTATTGTATTTATTGTCGCCTTTGGTTCAAAAGCTGCATTAGTACTCTTTATGTGGTTGCCTAAGGCATATGCAGTCTTAAATACAGAACTTGCAGCACTGTTTGCGGCATTGATGACGAAAGTGGGCGCTTATGCACTGATTCGATTCTTTACTTTACTCTTTGATCAACATACCGGTGTGACGCATCCACTATTAGTATTTATGTCTTGTATTACGATGATTGTTGGTGCATTTGGTGTGATTGCTTATCGAGACATTAAAAAAGTGGCATCCTATCAAGTTATTTTATCGATTGGATTTGTTATTTTAGGCTTAGGTTCTAATACATTTGCTGGCGTACATGGCGCTATCTTTTATTTAGCGAATGACATTATTGTGAAGACAATGCTCTTTTTCATTATTGGTAGTTTAGTCTATATGTCAGGCTATCGTGAATATAAATATTTATCTGGTTTGGCTAAGAAGGAACCGTTCTTTGGGGTAGCCTTTATCATAATGATATTTGCTATAGGTGGTGTACCACCGTTTAGTGGTTTCCCAGGAAAAGTACTTATCTTCCAAGGTGCGATTGAAAACGGAAATTACATTGGCTTAGCTTTAATGATTATTACAAGCCTTCTTGCAATGTACAGTTTATTTAGAATCCTATTCATTATGTATTTTGGCGATAATGATGGTGAGCAAGTAGACTTTAATCCATTGCCAAAACATCGTAAGTCTATATTGGGTATTTTAATTGCAGTTGTACTTGCAATGGGTATTGCTGCACCAGTAGTTATGCACGCTACTGAAAATGCAACAAAACTCAATATGAATGATAACTATTTCCATAGTTTAGTAAATCCACATTTAAAGGAGGAGAATAGATGA
- the mnhE2 gene encoding Na+/H+ antiporter Mnh2 subunit E: MRQIVLNILIAFLWVLFQDEDAFMFSTFVSGFIIGLIVIYILHRFFGQEFYPKKIWVAIKFLFVYLYQLITSSISIINYILFKTKDMNPGLLTYETNLKNDWAITFLTILIIITPGSTVIRISKATNKFFIHSIDVSDKEKESLLKSIKQYENLIMEVTQ; encoded by the coding sequence ATGAGACAAATTGTATTAAATATCTTAATTGCGTTTCTTTGGGTTCTTTTCCAAGATGAAGACGCATTTATGTTCTCCACCTTTGTGTCTGGTTTTATCATCGGGCTCATAGTGATTTATATTCTACATCGTTTTTTTGGACAGGAATTTTATCCGAAAAAAATATGGGTAGCTATAAAGTTTCTGTTTGTTTATCTATATCAGTTAATTACTTCCAGTATTAGTATTATTAATTATATTTTATTTAAAACAAAAGATATGAATCCAGGCCTTTTAACGTATGAAACTAATTTGAAAAACGATTGGGCGATTACTTTTTTGACCATTTTAATTATTATAACGCCAGGGTCAACTGTAATAAGAATTTCGAAAGCGACGAATAAATTTTTCATTCATAGTATAGACGTTTCAGATAAAGAGAAAGAAAGCTTACTTAAGAGTATTAAGCAATATGAGAATTTAATTATGGAGGTGACACAATGA
- a CDS encoding Na+/H+ antiporter subunit G produces the protein MEQIKEIVDLIATILIFLGSIIAVISAIGIVKFQDVFLRSHASTKSSTLSVLHTLVGVLIYFTNEQSFFSVRLLLSIVFINLTSPVGMHLVARAAYRTGAYMYRKDDVPRQSSILLSSKEYNSKEELESRAKMREERREKIYYDVQKQRQKEREKQQEENIANLSKARKETKD, from the coding sequence ATGGAACAAATAAAAGAAATCGTTGATTTAATCGCAACTATCCTCATATTTCTAGGAAGTATTATTGCAGTAATTAGTGCTATTGGCATTGTGAAATTTCAAGATGTATTTTTACGAAGTCATGCATCTACAAAGAGCTCCACATTATCAGTATTACATACATTAGTAGGTGTATTAATTTATTTTACGAATGAACAAAGTTTCTTTAGCGTAAGATTATTGTTATCTATCGTATTTATTAATTTAACTTCGCCAGTGGGCATGCATTTAGTTGCTAGAGCAGCTTATCGTACTGGCGCATACATGTATCGAAAAGATGATGTGCCACGACAATCTTCTATATTATTAAGTTCCAAAGAATATAATTCGAAAGAGGAGCTTGAAAGTAGAGCGAAAATGCGGGAAGAACGTCGAGAAAAAATATATTATGATGTTCAGAAACAAAGACAAAAGGAAAGAGAAAAACAACAAGAAGAAAATATAGCGAATTTATCGAAAGCTAGAAAAGAAACAAAAGATTGA
- the mnhF2 gene encoding Na+/H+ antiporter Mnh2 subunit F → MIETFTNFFITSALVLFGIAFLIGLFRLIKGPTTADRVVAFDASSAVLMCIVGVVSVIYNTVSFLDSIMLIAIISFVSSVSISRFIGGGRVFNGTNKRNR, encoded by the coding sequence ATGATTGAAACATTCACAAATTTCTTTATTACAAGCGCATTAGTATTATTCGGCATCGCGTTCTTAATCGGCTTATTTCGTTTGATCAAAGGGCCAACGACCGCTGATAGAGTTGTCGCATTCGATGCTTCCAGTGCAGTGCTCATGTGTATTGTAGGTGTAGTAAGTGTGATTTATAATACTGTGTCATTTCTCGATTCAATTATGTTGATTGCTATTATTTCATTTGTAAGCTCGGTGTCTATTTCTAGATTTATTGGAGGAGGTCGCGTATTCAATGGAACAAATAAAAGAAATCGTTGA
- the mnhB2 gene encoding Na+/H+ antiporter Mnh2 subunit B, which translates to MKENDVVLRTVTKIVVFILLTFGFYVFFAGHNNPGGGFIGGLIFSSAFILMFLAFDVHEVLESLPIDFKKLMIVGAMISALTAIVPIFFGKSFLYQSEAHLHLPLMGELHVTTVTLFELGVLLTVVGVIVTVMLSLSGGKS; encoded by the coding sequence ATGAAAGAAAATGATGTCGTCTTAAGGACGGTTACTAAAATAGTGGTATTTATATTATTAACATTTGGATTCTACGTCTTCTTCGCTGGACATAATAATCCAGGAGGAGGATTTATTGGCGGCCTTATTTTTAGTTCAGCTTTCATACTCATGTTCTTGGCATTTGATGTTCATGAAGTATTAGAAAGTTTACCCATCGATTTTAAAAAATTAATGATTGTTGGTGCTATGATTTCAGCACTAACCGCTATTGTTCCTATATTCTTTGGCAAATCTTTCTTATATCAAAGTGAAGCACACCTTCATTTACCTTTAATGGGTGAGCTACATGTCACAACGGTTACGCTTTTTGAACTAGGTGTTCTATTAACGGTTGTTGGCGTCATTGTGACAGTAATGCTGTCCTTAAGTGGTGGTAAATCATGA